A stretch of Acidimicrobiales bacterium DNA encodes these proteins:
- a CDS encoding AarF/ABC1/UbiB kinase family protein, whose amino-acid sequence MRRVLRVGLVGALVGAALGGIVALVRRVRSAPGGDGDATGAPSPIRALSKGQRRIEMGRLAARRAADRGFTKARSRLASDETRRRLQADLERREAEDVVGALGEMKGALMKLGQMASYLDEGMPEPMRQALAGLRSDAPPMPSDLALTEIERSLGRPLHELFAEIDPEPIAAASIGQVHRARTLDGRDVAVKVQYPGIAEAIASDLDNTERLAMLLGMVYPGLNPDELVEELRARIGEELDYRIEAANQRLFADYYAGHPHVWVPAVHDDLSTGNVLTTEFVPGRPFEAIYEADEDERQRVAEILYRFVFRSLNRHYVFNGDPHPGNYLLADDGRVAFLDFGLVKHFAEQEVDQFAVLIRAMIDRDPAVFRAAAEEQEVLRADAPFSDEDIYDWFTAYYELILEDEPVTVTTDYSVGLLYQTFDAKTHAILKHTNVPPTFALIQRINLGLFSILGQLGATANWRAISEELWVWTDAPPSTPLGEEEADWAASRATAG is encoded by the coding sequence GTGCGACGGGTCCTCCGCGTCGGGCTCGTCGGCGCGCTCGTCGGCGCGGCCCTCGGCGGGATCGTCGCGCTGGTCCGCCGGGTCCGGAGTGCCCCGGGCGGCGATGGCGACGCGACGGGGGCGCCGTCCCCGATCCGCGCCCTGTCCAAGGGTCAGCGGCGGATCGAGATGGGGCGCCTCGCCGCCCGCCGGGCCGCCGACCGTGGCTTCACGAAGGCGCGATCACGGTTGGCGTCCGACGAGACCCGCCGCCGCCTCCAGGCCGACCTCGAGCGCCGCGAAGCCGAGGATGTGGTCGGTGCCCTCGGTGAGATGAAGGGCGCCTTGATGAAGCTCGGCCAGATGGCGAGCTATCTCGACGAGGGGATGCCCGAGCCCATGCGCCAGGCGCTCGCCGGGCTGCGCTCGGACGCACCGCCGATGCCGTCCGACCTGGCGTTGACCGAGATCGAGCGGTCCCTGGGTCGCCCGCTCCACGAGCTGTTCGCCGAGATCGATCCCGAGCCGATCGCCGCCGCGTCGATCGGGCAGGTCCACCGGGCCCGCACCCTGGACGGCCGCGACGTCGCGGTGAAGGTGCAGTACCCCGGCATCGCCGAGGCGATCGCGTCCGACCTGGACAACACCGAACGGCTCGCGATGTTGCTCGGCATGGTCTACCCGGGGCTCAACCCCGACGAGCTCGTCGAGGAACTGCGGGCCCGCATCGGCGAGGAACTCGACTATCGCATCGAGGCCGCCAACCAGCGGTTGTTCGCCGACTACTACGCCGGCCACCCCCACGTGTGGGTGCCGGCCGTCCACGACGATCTCTCGACGGGCAACGTGCTCACCACCGAGTTCGTCCCCGGCCGGCCGTTCGAGGCGATCTACGAGGCGGACGAGGACGAGCGCCAGCGGGTCGCCGAGATCCTCTACCGCTTCGTGTTCCGCAGTCTGAACCGGCACTACGTGTTCAACGGCGACCCGCATCCCGGCAACTACCTCCTGGCCGACGACGGTCGGGTCGCCTTCCTCGACTTCGGCCTCGTCAAGCACTTCGCGGAGCAGGAGGTCGACCAGTTCGCCGTGCTGATCCGGGCGATGATCGACCGCGATCCCGCGGTCTTCCGGGCCGCGGCGGAGGAGCAGGAAGTGCTCCGCGCCGACGCCCCGTTCTCCGACGAGGACATCTACGACTGGTTCACGGCGTACTACGAGCTGATCCTCGAGGACGAGCCCGTCACCGTGACCACCGACTACAGCGTCGGGCTGCTCTACCAGACGTTCGACGCCAAGACCCACGCCATCCTGAAGCACACGAACGTGCCCCCGACCTTCGCGCTCATCCAGCGGATCAACCTCGGCCTGTTCTCCATTCTCGGCCAGCTCGGTGCCACGGCCAATTGGCGGGCGATCTCCGAGGAACTGTGGGTCTGGACCGACGCCCCGCCCAGCACGCCGCTCGGCGAGGAAGAGGCCGACTGGGCCGCGTCGCGCGCCACCGCGGGCTGA
- a CDS encoding NAD(P)/FAD-dependent oxidoreductase, with protein sequence MTSPADGPASSDRHPHAGLPFDDSDDAIAAALEEVSIPTLLCTMVHLTGDPSWIRGDLRPAGLFLNEYQGYMDEESKAEVRRRALPEIIRYRDNGCVLPPQQPDAALLHEMMNFAGCAEIPDEVVPMMLDEMGLADTDVNRVAWVDDVPAAKRADFPVVVIGCGQSGLLAGIRLQEAGIPFTIIEKNGGPGGTWWENSYPGARVDVGSHFYCYSFEPSDHWTEYFSQQPELQRYFQNVMEHHGIDEHCRFDTEVVAATLDEATGHWSVVVRDADGNEDTLDARAVISAVGSLNRAKMPDIEGIDTFEGPSFHSTRWDHSVDYTGKRVALVGAGASGFQIAPTIAPAVEHLTIFQRTAQWMFPNPNYHEKVPEGQKWAIRHLPFFGRWFRFLQFWPGSGGDLSGSRIDPDYDDSDGRAVSERNAATREFFEGWLREQLEDRPDLIDKVVPPYPATGKRTLQDNGSWLACLKRDDVTLERTGIERIEPTGVRTTDGVLHEADIIVYATGFHHNRFLWPMDIRGRGGKTLAEHWGDEPTAYLGITVPEFPNLFCMYGPGTNLAHGGSLIFHSECQITYIMGCIGELLAGDHLLMEPKQDVHDAFEARRSEEIHQMVWSHWSIRHTHFRNPEGRIFTLSPWPIHNYQQWTKRPDPADYLFT encoded by the coding sequence ATGACCTCCCCCGCCGACGGCCCGGCCTCCTCCGACCGCCACCCCCACGCGGGGCTCCCGTTCGACGACAGCGACGACGCGATCGCCGCTGCGCTGGAGGAGGTGAGCATCCCGACCCTGCTCTGCACGATGGTCCACCTCACCGGCGACCCGTCGTGGATCCGGGGTGACCTGCGCCCGGCGGGACTGTTCCTCAACGAGTACCAGGGCTACATGGACGAGGAGAGCAAGGCGGAGGTGCGCCGCCGCGCCCTCCCCGAGATCATCCGATATCGCGACAACGGGTGCGTGCTCCCGCCCCAGCAACCGGACGCGGCGCTGCTGCACGAGATGATGAACTTCGCGGGCTGCGCGGAGATCCCCGACGAGGTCGTACCGATGATGCTCGACGAGATGGGGCTCGCCGACACCGACGTCAACCGGGTGGCGTGGGTGGACGACGTCCCCGCGGCGAAGCGGGCCGACTTCCCGGTGGTCGTCATCGGCTGCGGTCAATCCGGGCTCCTCGCCGGCATCCGGCTCCAGGAGGCTGGCATCCCGTTCACGATCATCGAGAAGAACGGCGGCCCCGGCGGCACATGGTGGGAGAACTCCTACCCGGGCGCCCGGGTCGACGTGGGCAGCCACTTCTACTGCTACTCGTTCGAGCCGTCCGACCACTGGACCGAGTACTTCTCCCAGCAGCCCGAACTCCAGCGCTACTTCCAGAACGTGATGGAGCACCACGGGATCGACGAGCACTGCCGGTTCGACACCGAGGTCGTGGCCGCCACGCTCGACGAGGCCACCGGTCACTGGTCGGTCGTGGTCCGTGATGCCGACGGCAACGAGGACACCCTCGACGCCCGCGCCGTCATCAGTGCGGTGGGTTCGCTCAACCGGGCGAAGATGCCCGACATCGAGGGCATCGACACGTTCGAAGGGCCGTCGTTCCACTCGACCCGCTGGGACCACTCGGTCGACTACACCGGCAAGCGGGTCGCGCTCGTCGGCGCCGGGGCCAGCGGCTTCCAGATCGCGCCGACGATCGCTCCCGCCGTGGAGCACCTCACGATCTTCCAGCGCACAGCCCAGTGGATGTTCCCCAACCCGAACTATCACGAGAAGGTGCCCGAGGGGCAGAAGTGGGCGATCCGGCACCTGCCGTTCTTCGGGCGCTGGTTCCGGTTCCTCCAGTTCTGGCCGGGGTCGGGTGGCGATCTGTCCGGCTCGCGGATCGATCCCGACTACGACGACAGCGACGGACGCGCCGTGAGCGAACGCAACGCCGCCACCCGGGAGTTCTTCGAGGGATGGCTGCGTGAACAGCTCGAGGACCGGCCCGACCTGATCGACAAGGTCGTGCCGCCCTACCCGGCCACCGGCAAACGCACCCTCCAGGACAACGGGTCGTGGCTCGCCTGCCTGAAGCGTGACGATGTCACCCTGGAGCGCACCGGCATCGAGCGCATCGAACCCACGGGAGTGCGCACGACCGACGGCGTGCTCCACGAGGCCGACATCATCGTGTACGCCACCGGCTTCCATCACAACCGCTTCCTGTGGCCGATGGACATCCGCGGGCGCGGCGGCAAGACGCTCGCCGAGCACTGGGGCGACGAACCGACCGCCTACCTCGGGATCACGGTGCCCGAGTTCCCCAACCTGTTCTGCATGTACGGCCCGGGAACGAACCTCGCCCACGGCGGCAGCCTGATCTTCCATTCGGAGTGTCAGATCACCTACATCATGGGGTGTATCGGCGAGCTGCTCGCCGGCGACCACCTGCTGATGGAGCCGAAGCAGGACGTGCACGACGCGTTCGAGGCGCGGCGCAGCGAGGAGATCCACCAGATGGTGTGGTCGCACTGGTCGATCCGACACACCCACTTCCGGAACCCGGAGGGACGGATCTTCACCCTGTCGCCCTGGCCGATCCACAACTACCAGCAGTGGACGAAGCGCCCGGATCCGGCCGACTATCTCTTCACGTGA